cctccctgatgattgatgtaagctacagtcgtgatgttgtccgactgaaatcggataaatttggccgaagccaactgaggccaagcctgaagagcattgaatattgctctcaattccagaatattgattggaagtagagactccgactgagtccacaccccctgagccttcagggaattccagactgcaccccagcctagtagactggcgtccgttgccactatcacccaagagggtctgcggaaacacgtcccttgggacagatgatgaggagacaaatttgcatagtctccattccactgcccgagcatgcacagttgtagctgtctgagatgaaatcgagcaaacggaatgatgtccatggccgccaccatcaatccaatcaccttcatgcactgagccactgatggtcgaggattggactgaagggctcggcatgtattcagaatctttgactttctgacctctgtcaagaaaattttcatggatatagaatctattagagttcctaagaagggaacccttgtctgtggaattagtgaactcttttctagattcaccatccacccgtgagtcctcagaaaggacagaaccatgtatGTAGGcgattttgtcagatggtaagacgatgcctggatcagaatattgtccagataaggcgccactgcaatgccccgcggcctgagaaccgacagaagagaccctagaaccttcgtgaagatcctgggtgctgtggccaacccgaagggaaaagccacgaactgaaaatgtttgtccaggaaggcaaaccttaggaactggtgatgatccttgtggataggaatatgaagatatgcatccttcaagtccaccgtagtcatatattgaccctcctggatcaatggcaaaattgttcgaatagtctccatcttgaaggatgggactctgagaaatttgtttagactttttagatctaaaatcggtcgaaacgtgccctcttttttggggaccacaaaaagatttgagtaaaacccctgcccctgttccagtattggaatgggacgaattactcccatagaagagaggtcttttacacaacgtaagaacgcctctctttttatctggtctacagacaatcgtgaaagaataaacctcccccttgggagagaatttttgaattccagttgatacccttgggacatgatttccagtgtccaggggtcctcaacatctcttacccaagcctgggtaaagagagaaagtctgccccctactagatccggtcccggatcgggggccgccccttcatgctgtcttgggagcagcagcgggcttcttgggttgtttacctttgttccaggcttggcctgagcaaaattcccttcctgtttagcggaagaagaagaagaggagactcctttgaagttccgaaaggaacaaaaattattttgtttacccctcagtctagctgctttatcctgaggtaggagatgacccttacctcctgtaatgtaagaaatgatttctttcaagtcaggcccgaatagggtttttcccttgaaaggaatagccaaaagctttgacttagatgacacatcagcagaccaagattttaaccataacactctacgcgctaaaatggcaaatccggcattcttagccgccaatttggcaatctgaaaggcggcatctgtaataaaagaaagaattagccagtttaagagccttaattctatctaaaatttcttctaaaggagtctcagtcttaagagactcttctaaggcatcaaaccagaaggccgccgcagttgtaactggtacaatgcaggccgtcggttgtaaaaggaaaccctaatgaataaataacttttttagaagaccctccaatttcttatccatagggtctttgaaagcacaactgtcctcaataggaatagttgtacgcttagccagggtagatatagctccctccaccttagggactgtttgccaagagtcccggacagtgtcagatatggaatacattttcttaaaattaggagaaggtgagaacgggatacccggtctttcccattccctcgtaataatttccgagattctcttaggaaccggaaaaacatcagagtaagcaggcacctctaagtatttgtccatcttatacaatttctctggtggtaccacaatagagtcacagtcatccagagtcgctaaaacctcccgaagtaacaggcggaggtgttcaagcttaaatctaaaggacatgacgtccaagtccgtctgaggtaacacacttcccgagtcggaaagttccccctcagacagaagttccctgacccccaattcagatccctgtgagggtacatcggaaatagccaacgaAGCATCAGAAGTCACAGGATTCAAattggcttctgtcctgctgcgtttgccctgcaacactggcaacttagataaaacctctgtaaggatAGATgatataactgcagccatatcctgcagagtaaatgaagtggacgcggttgaagaacccggcgtcgcttgggtgggcgttaaaggttgtgacgcttggggagaaagtagcggcataccctgattcagactgagaagcatccttagacacactttccttaaataaaatctgttctttacattgtaaggccctttcagtacatgagggacaaaaagtaagagggggttccacaatggcatctaaacacatagaacaagtactttcctcaagttcagacatgttaaacatactagcaataatagtcgttctttactttatatattgagctctgaagtcaaatcaTATAGTCAAAAATTttgaactaaaaagtgtactgcgcctttaaataataaaagcgcaacaatttttctgctatcagtcaaaacaacgtttgcagcaataaaaaagtGCCCTTTTGTTCCAAAGTAATTTAACAATATTGCTCCGTTTGTGTGGTTATGCTATATACCAATTTTTGACACACTAACAATACTGCTCCGTTTGTGTGGTTATGCTATATACCAATTTTTAACACActccaggcccctgcacctcgccacagctctgctgcggcgcctagctgcccccagatcacactgatccTCTTGAGTAGCTCCTAAGTCTCTCTGTACCCTTCGTGTACAAActgacttaggccccaccggagcccaggaccttgctgccAATCCGGATGAATACTGCGCAGCTgagcgcgcaaaattaggccccgcccaccatgggcgtaactcgagccgtactgagacccgcatgggaagaaAAACATGTCGGTTTCCCAACTTAAATCACTATAAAACGCCATGTTCCCCTCTGATACacacactttaaataataaaagcgcaacaaacattgaatattgctctctgcCAAGCCAGTTATAATGACATAATAACGACAGCCCTTAAGCAGCAAACcaaatctcccagcgtcagcccacacagtaTAATGCAAAAGTGaaacaccaaacacactgataagtaatcaaaataaaagggaattccaggtacaccatttcctttcCTATAGttcatactgattacccctccccagttagggaacaatgtcagcctgttctgatgcatctagtcttcccagaaacaaatgactgaacatacctcaatgctgcttgtagcatgacacggttctccacactgaagatgtttctttacactaccttcaaccactctgtgggaaccagcaaaatcttagataatgtttgctaagatcatcaacatcagggcagaaaataagatgtctccactcctcttgggaagttattgactgacgatttctccctgagaaaaatagcactcactggcaccattttaaaataaaaaacttcttgattgaagaatctaaactaacacctcactttacctcttcctatcactaacacaggcaaagagaatgactggagtgggagggaagggaggagctatatatacagctttgctgtgatgcacTTTGCCACTTCCAGCTGACCAGgaagcgtaatcccataagtaaggatgaaatccgtggactcgtcatatcttgtaaaagaaaatgcttaaatatatatctttcatctctgtggggaaaaaaaatgtttaaaataagtgAAAGCTTCATATTATGTAATACAGATAATATAGAGATCCTCAAGTGTTTAATAGAGTCACATTTTAGACTGTTGAAttgattatacttaaagggacaaaatttgtattgtttaacaagatagattttccctttattatattaatatacttttacctctgcgattaccttatatctaagcctctgcagacagccccttatctcagttttacctctgtgattgccttgtatctaagcctctgcacactgccccttatctcagttttacctctgtgattaccctgtatctaagcctctgcagactgccccattatcacagttttacctatgtgattaccctgtatctaagcctctgcagactgaccccttatctcagttttacctctgtgattaccctgtatctaagcctctgcagactacccccttatctcagttttacctctgtgattaccctgtatctaagcctctgcagactgccccttatctcagttttacctctgtgattaccctgtatctaagcctctgcagactgcccccttatctcagttttacctctgtgattaccctgcatctaagcctctgcagactacccccttatctcagttttacctctgtgattaccttgtatctaagcctctgcagactgaccccttatctcagttttacctatgtgattaccctgtatctaagcctctgcagactacccccttatctcagttttacctctgtgattaccttgtatctaagcctctgcagactgaccccttatctcaactttacctctgtgattaccttgtatctaagcctctgcagactgccccttatctcagttttacctctgtgattaccttgtatataagcctcagcagactgccccctatctcagtttTACatcggtgattaccttgtatctaagcctctgcaaactgcccccttatctcagttttacctctgtgattaccttgtatctaagcctcagcagactgccccttttctcagtgcttttgacagacttgcattttagccaatcagtgctgacttctaggtaattcCACagtcgtgagcacaatgttatctatatgacacacatgaactggcgctgtctagctgttaaaaactgtcaaatgcactgagattagaggcaacctttaagggctttgaaattagcatatgagcctacctaggtttagctttcaacaaagaataccaagagaacaaagcacattagatgataaaagtaaaatggaaagttgttttaaatgacatgccctattggaatcatgaaagtttaatttgactagactgtccctttaacaccaaaaaTATTAGTAAAATTGTATGAAAGTACAAATCTAATATGAAATGTAATTTTGTATTAGCAGACATAGTACATTGTTTATTGATGTACAGATGTTAGGACATAGTGGTATAAAGTGTTTTATATCGGATAGGAAAAATATGTATATTCATAATTAACCTGACTTATTGTTTCATAAATGGCAAAAACATAAAACATCCTGATTTTTCAACACCTGTAATACTGATGGTTAGAaaattgtttttttcaaattacaGAAATCTCATTGTCCATCAGAATTATCTACATTGATAAACACATTCAAAGATCTGTTGATAATAACACAACATAATACATTATACGATTCAGAacatagaataaaaaaaatcacagttaAATGAGAATCTATATTACTAATTTATCTCCAAATACGCAAAAGCAAATGTTATACCCATTTCAAAATACAACATATATCTTAGAAGAAAATCTTAAAAGTAAATTAATTTTTGTGGACAATAGATCGGATTAGGGCAATAAAAAGGGAAGGAATTCATTAGTTTTTATACAGTCATTATTATTAAGGAATCTAATTAGGAAACAATTTTATTGCACTGCTTTTGGTTATTATATCAAGAATTAACTTGacatgagaaattaaaaaaaaaatcatgtaaaagATTGTGGATATTATTTATGGATTATTtgaaaatttataaataaagagagggaaaaaaggtCATGTAGATGTGTATATGCATCAATAGGATCCTTTAAAGACCAAGACCATTAAtataaatacaggtagaaaaccctttctccaaactACTTAGGACCCTGAAAAGTTTTGGATttgggaatagtttggattttgaaatatttgcatctttaaaatgagacagtttggagaggggattggaccaagtgtaaacaacaatatattttgtcatttagacaatatttacatgtcattctACAGCTTATATATGCAACCTAAAGgtcattttatataatatttaatacttttgtatatatagtacagtactgtaattagaaaggtaatcattttttttattaatatagactattgtttgcatttaagaacacaatttttatatatatatatatatatatatatatatatatatatatatatatatatatatagtctccaaATATGAGCACTCTAACCAAAGTGACTGATATCCAACACCGGGGTGTAAAAATATTATGACATAGATCCTAAAAagaaatgcactctctggatttagcaAAACACAATTTTACTtgtgtgacgtttcagggtattCAACCCTTCCTCAGGCATTCATTCTGTCTGAGGAAGGGTTGaataccctgaaacgtcacatgaGTAAAATTGTGTTTTGCTAAATCCAAAGAGTGCATTtctttttaggatatatatatatatatatatatatatatatatacacatacacacacatatatacgtatcaACAGGATCATTAAAGGAATTACTGTTTGACATTGATATACATCCAGATGATCCTTAACAAGTTAATTAACGTCAATGGAATCTAGTCTAGGTaattaatacattattttcttCTAAATGAATTCTCTGGTGTGCAAGCAGGGTTGAGCTATTTATAAAATATTCCCCACACATGGTGCACACACATGGTCTCTCTTCGATGTGCCTTCTCTGATGTAGATGAAGAGATGACTGTATACTAAAATATTTTCCGCACTCAAAACATTCAAAAGGTTGTTCCCCAATGTGAATCTTCTGATGTGTTACAAGTGAAAAATTCTGCGTAAAGCATTTACCGCAGACCTCGCATTTAAATGGACGTTCTCCTGTGTGAACTCTGATATGTTTAAGGAGACTTGAATTATTGGTAAAGGATTTGGAACATTCTGTACACTTGTATGGTTTTTCCCCCGTATGACCTCTCTGATGTACAATAAGAGCTGAATTCTGCTTAAAACACTTTCCGCAGTACGGACATTGGTAGGgcctttctcctgtgtgaattctttgATGTATGACAAGAGCAGAACTTTGTTTGAAGGATTTCATACACTCcatacacgtgaaaggcttttctccagtGTGAACTCTGTGATGTTTCACCAGATTTGCTTTAAACGTGAAATACttgccacattcagaacatgaaaacggTTTCTCACCGGTGTGAATTATCTGGTGGCGGAGTAGATTCGTGTTGGATGCAAACGGTTTCTCACATATGGAACAAGCAAACGGTTTTTCTCCAGTGTGGGATCTCTGATGTTTCAGACAAGATGAGCTCTGTGCAAATCTTTTACCGCAGTAAGAGCACTCGTACGGTTTCACACCTGTGTGCGTTCTCTGATGCTTGCGCAGACCCGagttgtttataaaatattttccGCACTCCATACATCCGAACAGTTGTTCTTTGTTGTTGTTTGCGTCATGGTCAAACTCTTCCACATGATCATATTCAGTCTTTATATCTTCTCTACAAGCCGGCTCTGAGAAATCAACTTGTTGTAACATTGTTCTCTGAGCCGTAGATTTAATTGTTGATTTTAATTTCACGGTTGGTACATTTCAGCAACAATGGTTCAATCCTGGACAACACTGGAATGCACCACTATCCTATTGTGTATCATCTGGTGCGTTAGCAGAAACAGAACACTCTTCAGGCCCCGCTTCTATAAAGAAATAGTTTTACAATTATTTGCTTAATGtagctattaaatacagtagaattgcataattaacaaatacataataaaaagac
The nucleotide sequence above comes from Bombina bombina isolate aBomBom1 chromosome 7, aBomBom1.pri, whole genome shotgun sequence. Encoded proteins:
- the LOC128636184 gene encoding zinc finger protein 239-like, translated to MLQQVDFSEPACREDIKTEYDHVEEFDHDANNNKEQLFGCMECGKYFINNSGLRKHQRTHTGVKPYECSYCGKRFAQSSSCLKHQRSHTGEKPFACSICEKPFASNTNLLRHQIIHTGEKPFSCSECGKYFTFKANLVKHHRVHTGEKPFTCMECMKSFKQSSALVIHQRIHTGERPYQCPYCGKCFKQNSALIVHQRGHTGEKPYKCTECSKSFTNNSSLLKHIRVHTGERPFKCEVCGKCFTQNFSLVTHQKIHIGEQPFECFECGKYFSIQSSLHLHQRRHIEERPCVCTMCGEYFINSSTLLAHQRIHLEENNVLIT